A window of Sphingomonas sp. Leaf357 contains these coding sequences:
- the arsC gene encoding arsenate reductase (glutaredoxin) (This arsenate reductase requires both glutathione and glutaredoxin to convert arsenate to arsenite, after which the efflux transporter formed by ArsA and ArsB can extrude the arsenite from the cell, providing resistance.), whose amino-acid sequence MKATIWHNPRCSKSREALAILSDTPGVDVTVIEYLKHPPSRATLAGLYAKAGISPRDGLRRNEPEAKALAGASDAAILDAMAENPILIERPLVETEKGVRLGRPPERVRDVL is encoded by the coding sequence ATGAAGGCGACCATCTGGCACAACCCGCGCTGCTCGAAATCGCGCGAGGCCTTGGCGATCCTCAGCGACACGCCGGGCGTCGACGTAACGGTGATCGAATATCTCAAGCACCCGCCGTCGCGCGCGACCCTCGCCGGGCTCTACGCCAAAGCGGGGATATCGCCGCGCGACGGCCTGCGGCGGAACGAACCCGAGGCCAAGGCATTGGCGGGTGCAAGCGACGCAGCGATATTGGACGCCATGGCCGAGAACCCGATCCTGATCGAACGGCCCCTGGTGGAGACCGAAAAGGGCGTACGGCTCGGGAGGCCGCCGGAGCGTGTGCGCGACGTACTTTGA
- a CDS encoding phospholipase D-like domain-containing protein: protein MSALEPGRNCWRIETATRATVIIDADRYFKAARAAMLKAKHQILLIGWDFDARIDLTPDGDPGDGAPRNVGDFIYWLVKHRPELQVYTLRWDVGALKTLVRGSTIFTVAKWMTHERIHTKLDGYHPVGGSHHQKIVVIDDCLAFAGGIDMTSERWDTREHLDDQPCRTEPGGRDRYKPWHDATTALSGPVASALGHLCRDRWELAGGKPIDPPPATTDCWPDGLDVDFSDIDVAVSRTEPEMPDHQPVIEIEQLYLDLIARARRHIYAESQYFASRKIAEAIALRLDEPDGPEIVIINPTTAQGWLEPIAMDTARARLFQALKHHDTHDRLRIYHPVTKGGLPIYVHAKILVIDDRVLRVGSSNFNNRSMRLDTECDVTIDADHGADPACIAAIRDGLIAEHLGSKASRVAAVLVETGSLIATIDRLRAPGRTLVDYEVPELSDVEEWLADNEVLDPEGPGEMFESLSKRGLFRRMQFWRKG, encoded by the coding sequence TTGAGCGCGCTCGAACCTGGCCGCAATTGCTGGCGCATCGAAACTGCCACCCGCGCCACCGTGATCATCGACGCCGATCGCTATTTCAAGGCGGCGCGCGCGGCGATGCTGAAGGCCAAGCATCAGATCCTGCTGATCGGCTGGGATTTCGACGCGCGTATCGATCTGACGCCGGATGGCGATCCCGGTGACGGTGCGCCGCGCAACGTCGGCGATTTCATTTATTGGCTGGTGAAGCACCGCCCCGAATTACAGGTCTATACGCTGCGCTGGGATGTCGGCGCGTTGAAGACGCTGGTGCGTGGGTCGACCATCTTCACGGTCGCCAAATGGATGACGCACGAACGCATCCACACCAAGCTCGACGGATATCACCCGGTTGGAGGATCGCATCACCAGAAGATCGTCGTGATCGATGATTGCCTCGCTTTTGCCGGGGGGATCGACATGACGTCGGAACGCTGGGACACGCGCGAGCATCTCGACGACCAGCCGTGTCGCACCGAGCCGGGCGGCAGGGATCGCTACAAACCATGGCACGACGCAACCACCGCGCTGTCCGGGCCGGTCGCGTCGGCGCTCGGCCACCTGTGCCGCGATCGCTGGGAATTGGCGGGCGGGAAGCCGATCGACCCGCCCCCCGCCACCACCGATTGCTGGCCCGACGGGCTGGACGTGGACTTTTCCGATATAGACGTCGCCGTATCGCGCACCGAACCGGAAATGCCGGATCACCAGCCGGTGATCGAGATCGAGCAACTCTATCTCGATCTGATCGCGCGCGCACGACGGCACATCTATGCAGAGAGCCAGTATTTCGCCTCGCGAAAGATCGCCGAGGCGATCGCGCTCCGGCTGGACGAGCCGGACGGTCCCGAAATCGTCATCATCAACCCGACCACCGCACAGGGTTGGCTGGAGCCGATCGCCATGGACACGGCGCGGGCGCGGCTGTTCCAGGCCTTGAAGCATCACGACACGCACGATCGCCTGCGCATATATCACCCGGTCACAAAGGGCGGCCTGCCGATCTACGTTCATGCCAAGATTCTGGTGATCGATGACCGAGTACTCCGCGTCGGATCGTCCAATTTCAACAATCGATCGATGCGCCTCGATACGGAATGCGACGTGACGATCGACGCGGATCACGGTGCCGACCCGGCGTGCATAGCGGCGATCCGCGACGGTCTGATCGCCGAGCATCTCGGGTCGAAGGCGAGTCGCGTCGCAGCGGTGCTGGTCGAAACGGGATCGCTGATCGCCACGATCGACCGCCTGCGCGCGCCCGGGCGGACGCTGGTCGATTACGAGGTGCCGGAGTTGAGCGACGTCGAGGAATGGCTCGCAGACAATGAAGTGCTCGATCCCGAAGGCCCAGGCGAGATGTTCGAAAGCTTGAGCAAGCGAGGCCTGTTCCGACGGATGCAGTTCTGGCGCAAGGGGTGA
- a CDS encoding PAS domain-containing protein: MGTHLERHRIRQVGAPAPRLSDFRADEPCNLPALPAAWQCDLATEQLRWTSGVFDLFGIPRGVAVDRRSTLDLYLPESRTLLERLRAAALETCGSFTFEAQIRRLDGDVRWMRLNADVQRRNGKAVILYGTKQDVTAEMTG, encoded by the coding sequence ATGGGCACTCACCTCGAACGTCACCGGATCCGGCAGGTGGGGGCACCCGCGCCGCGTTTGAGCGACTTCCGGGCCGACGAGCCGTGCAATCTGCCCGCGCTGCCCGCCGCATGGCAGTGCGATCTCGCCACCGAGCAATTGCGCTGGACGAGCGGCGTGTTCGACCTGTTCGGCATACCGCGGGGGGTGGCGGTGGATCGTCGCTCGACGCTCGACCTGTATCTGCCCGAATCGCGGACGCTGTTGGAGCGACTGCGCGCGGCGGCGCTGGAAACGTGCGGCAGCTTCACGTTCGAGGCACAGATCCGGCGGTTGGACGGCGACGTGCGCTGGATGCGGCTGAATGCCGACGTGCAGAGGCGCAACGGCAAAGCGGTCATCCTGTACGGCACGAAACAGGATGTCACGGCAGAGATGACGGGGTGA
- the purL gene encoding phosphoribosylformylglycinamidine synthase subunit PurL: MTKITPEIVAEHGLSPEEYERVLHAMGREPNLTELGIFSVMWSEHCSYKSSRIHLKKLPTTGPQVICGPGENAGVIDIGDGQAAIFKMESHNHPSYIEPYQGAATGVGGILRDVFTMGARPIANLNALRFGSPDHPKMKHLIAGVVHGIGGYGNCVGVPTVGGEVNFHPAYDGNILVNAMTVGVADQDKIFYSAASGVGNSIVYVGAKTGRDGIHGATMASADFGEDADAKRPTVQVGDPFTEKLLIEACLELMSSDAIVAIQDMGAAGLTSSSVEMASKGGVGIELIMDDVPQRETGMTPYEMMLSESQERMLMVLKPGREDFAEAIFRKWELDFAVIGHVTETGRMVLKWKGDVVADIPLGPLADDAPLYDRPHVPTPPAKALVDVPESTDIAADLLTLMGSPDIASRRWIWEQYDHMVGGDTVQRPGGDAAVVRVHGTPKGLAMTTDCTPRYCFADPFEGGKQAVAEAWRNLSAVGATPLAVTNCLNFANPQRPEIMGQIVGCLEGMSEACRALDFPIVSGNVSLYNESKATGGGSAILPTPAIGGVGLLADWSKSATIAFKGSGDVILAVGTRRGDLGQTLWLRECHEREDGPPPRVDLTAERRSGDLIREAITLGQLTAVHDVSDGGIAVTLAEMALAGGIGAMIDRKQPFDCAHSFFAEDQGVYIVTVEDSALMDFLGAAHAAGVEAEPMGRTGGKRLIFERPNRDDVVTLDALRTAHEGFFPTLMGSAA; the protein is encoded by the coding sequence ATGACCAAGATCACGCCCGAGATCGTCGCCGAACACGGCCTGTCGCCCGAAGAATATGAGCGCGTCCTGCACGCCATGGGGCGCGAGCCGAACCTGACCGAACTCGGCATCTTCTCGGTGATGTGGTCCGAACATTGCAGCTATAAATCCAGCCGCATCCATCTGAAAAAGCTGCCGACCACCGGCCCTCAAGTCATCTGTGGCCCAGGCGAGAATGCCGGCGTGATCGATATCGGTGACGGTCAGGCGGCGATCTTCAAGATGGAGAGCCACAACCACCCGTCCTATATCGAACCCTATCAGGGTGCGGCGACCGGAGTCGGCGGCATCCTGCGCGATGTCTTCACGATGGGCGCGCGGCCGATAGCCAATCTCAACGCGCTGCGCTTCGGATCGCCCGATCACCCCAAGATGAAGCATCTGATCGCTGGCGTCGTCCATGGCATCGGCGGCTACGGCAATTGCGTCGGCGTGCCGACGGTAGGCGGCGAGGTGAATTTTCACCCGGCCTATGACGGCAACATCCTCGTCAACGCGATGACGGTGGGCGTCGCGGATCAGGACAAGATCTTCTATTCCGCCGCATCCGGCGTGGGCAATTCGATCGTCTATGTCGGCGCCAAGACGGGGCGGGACGGCATCCACGGTGCCACGATGGCATCCGCCGATTTCGGCGAAGATGCCGATGCCAAGCGCCCGACCGTTCAGGTCGGTGACCCCTTCACCGAAAAACTACTGATCGAAGCGTGCCTGGAACTGATGTCCAGCGACGCGATCGTCGCGATCCAGGATATGGGCGCAGCCGGTCTCACCTCTTCCAGCGTCGAGATGGCGAGCAAGGGCGGCGTCGGCATCGAACTGATCATGGACGACGTGCCGCAGCGCGAGACCGGCATGACGCCGTACGAGATGATGCTCAGCGAATCGCAGGAGCGCATGCTGATGGTGCTGAAGCCCGGCCGCGAGGATTTCGCCGAGGCGATCTTCCGCAAATGGGAACTGGATTTCGCGGTCATCGGCCATGTCACCGAAACCGGACGGATGGTGTTGAAGTGGAAGGGCGATGTCGTCGCCGATATCCCGCTCGGGCCGCTCGCCGACGATGCACCGCTGTACGACCGCCCGCACGTCCCCACCCCGCCGGCGAAGGCGCTGGTCGACGTGCCGGAAAGCACCGACATCGCCGCCGATCTGCTGACGCTGATGGGCTCACCCGATATCGCGTCGCGGCGCTGGATCTGGGAGCAATACGACCACATGGTCGGCGGAGACACCGTGCAGCGCCCCGGCGGCGATGCGGCGGTGGTCCGCGTCCACGGTACGCCCAAGGGCCTTGCCATGACGACCGATTGCACCCCGCGCTATTGCTTCGCCGATCCCTTCGAGGGCGGAAAGCAGGCGGTGGCCGAGGCCTGGCGCAATCTGAGTGCGGTCGGCGCGACACCACTCGCCGTCACCAACTGCCTGAACTTCGCCAACCCGCAACGGCCCGAGATCATGGGCCAGATCGTCGGTTGCCTGGAGGGTATGAGCGAGGCCTGCCGCGCGCTCGATTTCCCGATCGTGTCGGGCAATGTCAGCCTCTATAACGAAAGCAAGGCGACCGGCGGCGGCTCGGCGATCCTGCCAACCCCAGCGATCGGCGGCGTCGGTCTGCTCGCCGATTGGTCGAAGAGTGCGACGATCGCTTTCAAGGGCAGCGGCGACGTGATCCTCGCGGTCGGCACGCGACGCGGCGATCTCGGCCAGACCTTATGGCTGCGCGAATGTCACGAGCGCGAAGACGGACCGCCGCCGCGCGTCGATCTCACCGCCGAACGCAGGTCCGGCGACCTGATCCGAGAGGCGATCACGCTAGGCCAACTGACAGCGGTGCACGACGTGTCCGACGGCGGCATAGCCGTGACGCTCGCCGAGATGGCGCTGGCCGGCGGGATCGGCGCGATGATCGATCGCAAGCAGCCGTTCGATTGCGCGCACAGCTTCTTCGCGGAGGATCAGGGCGTCTATATCGTCACCGTCGAGGACAGTGCGCTGATGGACTTCCTGGGCGCCGCGCACGCCGCCGGGGTCGAAGCCGAACCGATGGGCCGTACCGGCGGCAAGCGTCTGATCTTCGAACGCCCTAACCGCGACGACGTGGTGACTTTGGACGCCCTTCGCACCGCGCACGAAGGCTTCTTCCCGACGCTTATGGGCAGCGCCGCCTGA
- a CDS encoding (2Fe-2S)-binding protein translates to MVVCVCNAIRETQVREAARNGATSACQAYRSLGRQPKCGQCVPFARSIIDAERAAA, encoded by the coding sequence ATGGTCGTTTGCGTCTGTAATGCGATTCGGGAAACCCAGGTCCGCGAAGCTGCCCGCAACGGCGCGACCAGCGCCTGCCAGGCATATCGGAGCCTCGGCCGCCAGCCTAAATGTGGCCAGTGCGTTCCGTTCGCGCGATCCATTATCGATGCGGAGCGTGCTGCTGCGTAG
- the bfr gene encoding bacterioferritin gives MRGDPKVIDYLNEVLKNELTAINQYWLHYRLYDHWGVRKLAEFERHESIDEMKHADWVAERILFLDGLPNFQLLGRLRIGESVQEVLQADLDLEMEALPPLRDAIEHCEKVRDYVSRDLFRKILDSEEEHVDTLERQFEMIQRMGIENYVQLQSKPANEEIDHV, from the coding sequence ATGCGCGGCGACCCCAAAGTTATCGATTATCTGAACGAGGTGCTCAAGAACGAGCTGACCGCAATCAACCAATATTGGCTGCATTATCGGCTGTACGACCACTGGGGTGTCCGGAAGCTCGCCGAGTTCGAACGGCATGAATCGATCGACGAGATGAAGCATGCCGACTGGGTCGCGGAGCGCATCCTGTTTCTCGACGGCCTGCCCAACTTCCAGCTGCTCGGCCGCCTTCGCATCGGTGAATCGGTGCAGGAAGTGTTGCAAGCCGATCTCGATCTCGAGATGGAGGCCCTGCCGCCGCTGCGCGACGCGATCGAGCACTGCGAGAAGGTTCGCGATTATGTCAGCCGTGATCTGTTCCGCAAGATCCTCGATAGTGAAGAGGAACATGTCGACACGCTGGAGCGCCAGTTCGAAATGATCCAACGCATGGGCATCGAGAATTACGTGCAGCTGCAGAGCAAGCCGGCGAACGAGGAAATCGACCACGTTTGA
- a CDS encoding Hpt domain-containing protein produces MSFEGSTLVDWAAYQRSRSELGAGFVRILGYFREDGVKSVAAIETAMRANNAAALVIPAHTLKGEARQFGAEPLGMLAETIETIARDCVENHDTPEEALEHVVQLSPLFQQTLALLEREANPLVARRPSAGFGRRAI; encoded by the coding sequence GTGTCGTTCGAAGGCAGCACATTGGTCGATTGGGCCGCCTACCAGCGTTCGCGAAGCGAACTGGGCGCGGGGTTCGTACGTATTCTCGGCTATTTCCGCGAGGACGGGGTGAAATCGGTCGCGGCGATCGAGACGGCGATGCGCGCCAACAATGCCGCCGCTCTGGTCATCCCTGCCCACACGCTGAAGGGCGAGGCGCGCCAGTTCGGGGCCGAGCCGCTCGGCATGCTGGCCGAAACCATCGAGACGATCGCGCGCGATTGCGTGGAAAACCACGATACGCCGGAGGAAGCCCTGGAGCATGTCGTGCAGCTCAGCCCGCTGTTCCAACAGACGCTGGCGCTGCTCGAGCGCGAGGCCAACCCGCTGGTCGCGCGTCGGCCATCGGCGGGGTTCGGGCGCCGGGCGATCTAA
- the der gene encoding ribosome biogenesis GTPase Der codes for MSKLPVVAIIGRPNVGKSTLFNRLVGKKLALVDDRPGVTRDRREGDATLVGVDFRIIDTAGYEDEDAATLPGRMRAQTEAAVAQADVALFMIDARVGVVPLEEEISRWLRGSDTPIVLVANKAEGKAGEAGILESLALGYGDPVQLSAEHGEGMGDLFDALLPYIDREDVEEEPEYAEDDLSAPLKLAIVGRPNAGKSTLINRMLGEERLITGPEAGITRDSIAVDWTWHDAEGEARAVRLIDTAGMRKRANVQDKLEKLSVADALHAIDFAEVVVLLLDATRGLESQDLRIADAALQEGRALVIALNKWDVAEHASSLFNGVKAALDEGLSQAKGVPVLTVSAATGKGLDMLIKVAFETREIWSKRVGTGELNRWFEKAIEANPPPAPGGKRIKLRYLTQAKTRPPGFVLFGTRVDQLPTSYQRYLINGIRRDLGFGAVPVRLTLRAPKNPFDL; via the coding sequence ATGTCTAAGCTCCCTGTGGTCGCGATTATCGGCCGTCCCAATGTCGGCAAGTCGACCCTGTTCAACCGCCTTGTCGGCAAGAAGCTTGCTCTGGTCGACGATCGCCCCGGCGTGACCCGCGATCGGCGCGAGGGCGACGCCACGCTGGTCGGCGTCGATTTCCGTATCATCGACACTGCCGGATATGAGGATGAGGACGCCGCGACGCTCCCTGGCCGCATGCGCGCGCAGACCGAGGCAGCGGTGGCACAGGCCGATGTCGCTTTGTTCATGATCGACGCGCGCGTCGGCGTTGTGCCACTCGAAGAAGAAATCTCGCGCTGGCTGCGCGGCTCCGATACACCGATCGTGCTGGTCGCCAACAAGGCCGAAGGCAAAGCCGGAGAGGCCGGCATCCTTGAATCGCTCGCTCTCGGCTATGGCGATCCGGTGCAGCTTTCCGCCGAACATGGCGAGGGCATGGGCGATCTGTTCGACGCGCTGCTCCCGTATATCGATCGCGAGGATGTCGAGGAGGAACCGGAATATGCTGAGGACGATCTCAGCGCGCCGCTGAAGCTGGCGATCGTCGGGCGCCCGAATGCGGGTAAGTCCACGTTGATCAATCGCATGCTGGGTGAGGAACGCCTCATTACCGGTCCGGAAGCTGGCATCACGCGCGATTCGATCGCGGTCGACTGGACGTGGCACGATGCCGAGGGCGAGGCGCGCGCGGTGCGCCTGATCGATACCGCCGGGATGCGGAAGCGCGCCAACGTACAGGACAAGCTAGAAAAGCTCTCCGTCGCCGACGCGCTGCACGCAATCGATTTCGCCGAAGTGGTCGTGCTGCTGCTCGATGCGACGCGCGGGCTGGAATCGCAGGATCTGCGGATCGCCGACGCCGCGTTGCAGGAGGGGCGTGCGCTCGTCATCGCGCTCAACAAGTGGGATGTGGCCGAACATGCCAGTTCGCTGTTCAACGGCGTAAAGGCGGCGTTGGACGAGGGGTTGAGCCAAGCCAAGGGCGTGCCGGTGTTGACCGTGTCGGCGGCGACCGGCAAGGGGCTCGACATGCTGATCAAGGTCGCGTTCGAAACGCGCGAGATCTGGTCAAAGCGGGTCGGTACCGGCGAACTCAATCGCTGGTTCGAGAAAGCGATAGAGGCCAATCCGCCCCCCGCGCCTGGCGGCAAGCGCATCAAGCTGCGCTATCTTACGCAGGCAAAGACGCGCCCGCCGGGCTTCGTGCTGTTCGGCACCCGCGTCGATCAACTGCCGACGAGCTATCAACGCTATCTGATCAACGGCATCCGCCGCGATCTCGGGTTCGGCGCGGTGCCTGTGCGCCTTACACTCCGCGCGCCGAAGAACCCATTCGACCTATAG
- a CDS encoding PQQ-like beta-propeller repeat protein, giving the protein MMTRTRASVAIAALMALSACGIFKGGGKKTPVLGDRVPILLSEAPVEADKTIAAVEVLLPAPETNTEWAQPGGNAAKSMGQLSLGQSLSRSWVASVDGGSNRQRLAAPPVVAEGRLYAIDVAATVHAFSADTGARVWSVDLTSGKKNREARFGGGVSFDDGKVFATDGLGDVVALNAADGKEVWRVKPGGPLRGAPTISNGNVYVLSQDNQLFALNQADGKTAWQSSGSLESQGVFGVAAPAAGSGSIIAGFSSGELNAYRYENGRALWQDALSRSAISTSVSSLADIDASPVIDQGRVYAVGQGGRTVSIDIGTGRRVWSQNFAGISTPWIAGEWLFLVTDDAKLVCLSRATGKVRWISQLKGFTNEKKRSGTITWFGPVLAGGRLLLTNSEGEIVSVAVASGEIGTIIKSGTPFNLSPVVVNNTLYVMDMKGRIAAYK; this is encoded by the coding sequence ATGATGACACGGACCAGGGCGTCGGTCGCAATCGCGGCGCTGATGGCGCTCAGCGCCTGCGGAATCTTCAAGGGCGGCGGCAAGAAGACCCCGGTGCTGGGCGATCGCGTTCCGATTCTCTTGTCGGAAGCGCCGGTCGAAGCCGACAAGACGATCGCCGCGGTCGAAGTGCTGCTGCCCGCACCGGAAACGAATACCGAATGGGCGCAGCCGGGCGGTAATGCGGCCAAGTCGATGGGCCAGCTCTCGCTTGGCCAGTCGCTGTCGCGCAGCTGGGTGGCGAGTGTCGATGGCGGCAGCAACCGCCAGCGTCTTGCCGCGCCGCCGGTCGTCGCCGAGGGGCGGCTCTATGCGATCGACGTCGCGGCCACGGTCCACGCGTTCTCGGCCGACACTGGAGCGCGCGTTTGGTCGGTGGATCTGACCTCGGGCAAGAAGAACCGCGAAGCGCGCTTCGGCGGCGGGGTCAGCTTCGACGACGGCAAGGTTTTCGCCACCGATGGCCTGGGCGACGTGGTCGCGCTGAACGCCGCGGACGGCAAGGAAGTATGGCGCGTCAAGCCGGGCGGGCCACTGCGGGGCGCACCGACGATCTCCAACGGCAACGTCTACGTGCTGAGCCAGGACAATCAGCTGTTCGCGCTCAACCAGGCCGACGGCAAGACCGCCTGGCAATCCTCGGGCAGTCTCGAATCGCAGGGCGTATTCGGCGTCGCTGCTCCGGCCGCAGGTTCGGGATCAATCATCGCCGGCTTCTCGTCGGGCGAACTTAACGCCTATCGCTACGAAAACGGTCGCGCCTTGTGGCAGGATGCGCTGTCGCGCTCGGCGATCTCGACCTCGGTATCGTCGCTCGCAGATATCGACGCTTCGCCAGTGATCGACCAGGGCCGCGTCTATGCGGTCGGACAGGGCGGGCGTACCGTCTCGATCGATATCGGCACGGGCCGCCGCGTCTGGTCGCAGAACTTCGCCGGTATCTCCACGCCATGGATCGCGGGCGAATGGCTGTTTCTCGTCACCGACGATGCCAAGCTCGTCTGCCTGTCGCGCGCTACGGGCAAGGTGCGCTGGATCAGCCAGTTGAAGGGCTTCACGAACGAGAAGAAGCGCTCTGGCACGATTACCTGGTTTGGCCCGGTGCTGGCGGGTGGACGTCTGCTGCTGACCAATTCGGAAGGGGAGATCGTCTCGGTCGCGGTGGCCTCGGGCGAGATCGGCACGATCATCAAGTCGGGCACACCCTTCAACCTGTCGCCGGTGGTGGTCAACAACACGCTTTACGTGATGGATATGAAAGGCCGGATTGCAGCCTATAAATAA
- a CDS encoding tetratricopeptide repeat protein: MAVTPPTDEAFLREVDEELRRDQLTSFWTRYGRWLLAGIGLALAVFGGVLYWQHRQTEAAGVQGEQLSAAIDDLTAQKTDAAAVPLETLAGSDVGGIRASAKFSQGNVLLAKNDLKGAAAKFGEIAADTSLAQPFRDLALIRQTSAEFDTLKPDMVVTRLKPLVVKGNPWFGSAGELVAAAYLEMNRKELAGPLFAQIAKEETVPASIRQRAVQMAGVLGIDAVDTVEEKKAP, encoded by the coding sequence TTGGCCGTCACGCCGCCTACCGACGAAGCTTTCCTGCGCGAGGTCGATGAAGAACTCCGCCGCGATCAGCTGACCAGTTTCTGGACGCGCTATGGCCGCTGGCTGCTGGCCGGGATCGGGCTTGCCCTCGCGGTGTTCGGCGGCGTGCTGTACTGGCAACATCGCCAGACCGAGGCGGCGGGCGTCCAAGGCGAACAGCTCAGCGCCGCGATCGATGATCTGACCGCGCAGAAGACCGACGCCGCCGCAGTGCCGCTCGAGACTTTGGCCGGTTCCGATGTCGGGGGCATCCGCGCCAGCGCGAAGTTCAGCCAGGGCAACGTGCTGCTCGCCAAGAACGATCTGAAGGGTGCCGCCGCCAAGTTCGGCGAGATCGCGGCCGATACGTCGCTCGCCCAGCCGTTCCGCGATCTCGCATTGATCCGCCAGACCTCGGCCGAATTCGATACGCTGAAGCCCGACATGGTCGTCACGCGGCTGAAGCCGCTGGTCGTGAAGGGCAACCCATGGTTCGGCAGTGCGGGCGAGCTGGTCGCCGCGGCCTATCTGGAAATGAACCGCAAGGAGCTGGCCGGTCCGCTCTTCGCGCAGATCGCCAAGGAAGAGACCGTCCCGGCCAGCATCCGTCAACGCGCGGTTCAGATGGCCGGCGTACTGGGGATCGACGCGGTCGATACCGTTGAGGAAAAGAAAGCACCATGA
- the panB gene encoding 3-methyl-2-oxobutanoate hydroxymethyltransferase, giving the protein MSTTFTIDTSTSRANPTPAPMKRLTVPAILARKGPNGTGEPLVMLTAYTVRMAQLLDPHCDLLLVGDSLGQVIYGLPSTLPVTLDMMCAHGAAVVRGSYHSVVVIDMPFGSYEASPEQAFHSAARVMAETGAAAVKMEGGEAMAPTVAFLSARGIPVMGHIGLTPQAVNALGGYGARGRSNAEHAKIISDARAIAEAGAFAIVAEGVIEPLARAITAEVSCPVIGIGASADCDGQVLVTEDMLGLFERTARFVKKFDDMAGRISAAVETYASDVRSRTFPGPEQTYQPKD; this is encoded by the coding sequence ATGTCCACGACCTTCACGATCGACACCTCGACCAGCCGCGCGAACCCCACACCCGCGCCGATGAAGCGCCTCACCGTGCCCGCGATCCTCGCCCGCAAGGGCCCCAATGGTACTGGGGAGCCGCTGGTGATGCTCACCGCCTACACCGTGCGCATGGCGCAGCTGCTCGATCCGCACTGCGACCTGCTATTGGTCGGCGATAGTCTGGGGCAGGTGATTTACGGCCTGCCGTCCACCTTGCCCGTCACGCTCGACATGATGTGCGCGCACGGTGCCGCCGTGGTACGCGGCAGCTACCATTCCGTCGTTGTGATCGACATGCCGTTCGGCAGCTATGAGGCCAGCCCAGAACAGGCGTTCCACTCCGCCGCGCGCGTGATGGCCGAAACCGGCGCGGCGGCGGTGAAGATGGAGGGCGGGGAGGCGATGGCCCCGACGGTCGCGTTCCTGTCGGCGCGCGGCATTCCGGTGATGGGGCATATCGGCCTCACGCCGCAGGCGGTGAACGCGCTCGGCGGATATGGCGCGCGCGGCCGCAGCAACGCCGAACATGCCAAGATCATCTCCGATGCCCGCGCGATCGCCGAGGCGGGCGCGTTCGCGATCGTCGCGGAGGGCGTGATCGAACCCCTCGCCCGCGCGATCACCGCCGAAGTCTCCTGCCCGGTGATCGGCATCGGCGCTTCGGCGGATTGCGACGGGCAGGTGCTCGTCACCGAAGATATGCTGGGATTGTTCGAGCGCACCGCGCGGTTCGTGAAGAAATTCGACGACATGGCCGGCCGCATTTCTGCCGCGGTCGAGACCTATGCTTCGGACGTTCGCTCCCGCACCTTCCCCGGGCCGGAGCAGACCTATCAGCCGAAGGATTGA
- a CDS encoding helix-turn-helix transcriptional regulator: MAKPHITNQIRTLRFMAGEMTQAELGEHIQVTRQTIAAIEQGKYSPTLEAAFRIAKVFGKPLDDVFQWVDD; encoded by the coding sequence ATGGCCAAGCCACACATCACCAATCAGATCCGGACGCTGCGCTTCATGGCCGGCGAAATGACGCAGGCGGAGCTGGGCGAGCATATTCAGGTCACGCGGCAGACGATCGCGGCGATCGAGCAGGGCAAATATTCGCCCACGCTGGAGGCCGCGTTCCGCATCGCCAAGGTGTTCGGCAAGCCGCTGGACGACGTGTTCCAATGGGTGGACGACTAA
- a CDS encoding DUF427 domain-containing protein produces the protein MPTATWNGAILAQSDDTVVVEGNHYFPADSLHADLFEDSGTHSHCPWKGDASYKTVVVDGQRNPDAAWYYPDPKSAAAEIKGRFAFWKGVKVG, from the coding sequence ATGCCGACTGCCACTTGGAACGGCGCGATCCTCGCGCAATCGGACGACACCGTCGTGGTCGAGGGCAATCATTATTTCCCCGCCGACAGCCTGCACGCCGACCTGTTCGAGGATAGCGGGACGCACAGCCATTGCCCGTGGAAGGGCGATGCCAGCTACAAGACCGTCGTCGTCGACGGGCAGCGCAACCCGGATGCCGCCTGGTATTACCCCGACCCGAAATCCGCCGCCGCCGAGATCAAGGGCCGCTTCGCCTTCTGGAAGGGCGTGAAGGTCGGCTGA